The Pirellulimonas nuda genome includes a region encoding these proteins:
- a CDS encoding mechanosensitive ion channel domain-containing protein, whose translation MSRLFLWLLLCASSFSLGLPHQAAGQDPDDGPSAPTAGPDPALAAQLPSKDEMQQRLQRLIEAGPDDAVSKQAADFYRQALQALATADAQVARSKQLAADFTKAAADRDAVKTRLATPLTTPLPIDPALDLAALDQEAVKFEQLIKDSKQEIANLNAMPKQRAARLDQLAGNLHDAKADLAAAQQRLAAIGASPTDTPEGAAEIVFQLYRSEAARHTIAALEAEQALYNNPAEAERVQLARDAEVRLLARREKKLELYRARIAELRAAEASHQVIEAAQTAAMDQPEALKQVAEENSALAKARSDLTERVNDISRLLDGDAIAKTAGLQSRLEALGQQLKRIEERVGAAGLSQASGRLLRQERDNIPNVRELELDHAKHNEQLAQAQFEQYGYRDQRSDLADVEDEIAETLRGLSEEQREAVAEQTRELFLTRKKYLDDLVNEYERYADKLRKSAAVEEQLSELSEQYNDYINEHVLWIRSCDMLQPADLQPAAGALGWSLSLSNWNKAFTALVSNTKRSLPEFLLGGAAVLVLISRQRTARKSVREAGEEAGKRSCIDFQPTLRAAWNTLVIALPWPVLVWFIGWWMESPTESSEFVRSLAVALRWTAVVFLGLEVLRHVCRVRGLAESHFEWPGAVIVQVRRQLQWLDVVLLPLVLWAIGLEVQGRETLWTSSLGRMLFILICVLVAFALGRVLLAPGSPFRAMMARKSEDWIVPVHNLWSPLLVGAPLALAVAAALGYYYTSYRLAVRLGETAVLVFALLFLGALLQRWLLLNRRRLAREQARQRRAQMAAAAAADGGTIPTEMPEEAVDLAALSEQTVKLLNTALVVIGVVTAWFVWQDMTPALKMLNEWPLLPMEGAPKVSELLFLLIAVGGTYICVRDVPALLELAVLQHLPLDAGVRYAISSLCRYVLLAIGMVLSAAAVGMHWDNVQWLVAAISVGLGFGLQEIFANFVSGIILLFERPIRVGDIITLGDKTGMVKRIRIRATTIMDWDRKEYVVPNKDLVTERLLNWTLSDQMNRLVIEVGVAYGTDTTEACRLMVECCQENPRLLKDPPPIAVFEGFGDSTLKLALRCFLPDLEFRLVTIHDLHQAIDKKFREAGIEIAFPQRDLNIRVVPPEWRSPQALPAGSNGSNGLSAKHAAGSAN comes from the coding sequence ATGTCCCGTCTGTTTCTCTGGTTGCTGCTTTGCGCCAGCAGCTTTTCTCTTGGCTTGCCCCATCAGGCTGCGGGGCAAGACCCCGACGACGGGCCCTCGGCGCCGACCGCGGGCCCCGACCCGGCCCTTGCGGCGCAGCTCCCCAGCAAAGACGAGATGCAGCAGCGGCTGCAGCGTTTGATCGAAGCGGGGCCCGACGACGCGGTGTCGAAGCAGGCCGCCGACTTCTACCGCCAGGCGCTGCAGGCGCTCGCCACCGCCGACGCGCAGGTCGCCCGCTCGAAGCAGCTAGCGGCCGACTTCACCAAGGCGGCCGCGGATCGCGACGCGGTAAAGACCAGGCTGGCGACCCCGCTCACGACCCCGCTGCCGATCGACCCGGCGCTCGACCTGGCGGCGCTCGATCAAGAGGCGGTCAAGTTCGAGCAGTTGATCAAGGACTCGAAGCAAGAGATCGCCAACCTCAACGCGATGCCCAAGCAACGCGCCGCCCGGCTCGACCAGTTGGCGGGCAATCTGCACGACGCGAAAGCCGACCTCGCCGCGGCCCAGCAGCGCCTCGCGGCGATCGGCGCGTCGCCGACGGACACCCCCGAGGGGGCCGCCGAGATAGTCTTTCAGCTCTACCGCAGCGAGGCGGCCCGGCACACGATCGCGGCGCTCGAGGCGGAACAGGCGCTCTACAACAACCCGGCCGAGGCGGAACGGGTGCAGCTTGCGCGCGACGCGGAGGTCCGCCTGCTGGCCCGACGCGAGAAGAAGCTGGAACTGTACCGCGCGCGGATCGCGGAGCTGCGCGCCGCCGAGGCGAGCCACCAGGTGATCGAGGCGGCCCAGACCGCGGCGATGGACCAGCCGGAGGCGCTCAAGCAGGTGGCCGAAGAGAACTCGGCGCTCGCCAAGGCGCGCAGCGACCTGACCGAACGCGTGAACGATATCTCGCGGCTATTGGACGGAGACGCCATCGCCAAGACCGCCGGCCTGCAGTCGCGGCTCGAAGCGCTGGGGCAGCAGCTCAAACGGATCGAGGAACGCGTCGGCGCGGCCGGGCTTTCGCAGGCCAGCGGGCGTCTCTTGCGGCAGGAGCGGGACAACATCCCCAACGTCCGCGAGCTGGAGCTGGATCACGCCAAGCACAACGAGCAGCTCGCGCAGGCGCAGTTCGAGCAGTACGGCTACCGGGACCAGCGATCGGACCTGGCGGACGTAGAAGACGAGATCGCCGAGACGCTGCGCGGCCTGTCGGAAGAGCAGCGCGAAGCGGTTGCGGAGCAGACGCGCGAGCTGTTCCTGACCCGCAAGAAGTACCTGGACGATCTGGTGAACGAGTACGAGCGCTACGCCGACAAGCTGCGCAAAAGCGCCGCCGTAGAAGAGCAGCTCTCCGAGCTTTCCGAGCAGTACAACGACTACATCAATGAGCACGTGCTGTGGATCCGGAGCTGCGACATGCTGCAGCCGGCCGACCTGCAGCCGGCCGCGGGGGCGCTCGGCTGGAGCCTGTCGCTGAGCAACTGGAACAAAGCCTTCACCGCGCTCGTGTCCAACACGAAGCGATCGCTGCCGGAGTTCTTGCTGGGGGGCGCCGCGGTGCTGGTGCTAATCAGCAGGCAGCGGACCGCCCGCAAGAGTGTCCGCGAGGCCGGCGAGGAGGCGGGCAAGCGTTCCTGCATCGATTTCCAGCCCACCCTCCGCGCCGCCTGGAACACGCTGGTGATCGCGCTGCCGTGGCCCGTGCTGGTGTGGTTCATCGGCTGGTGGATGGAGTCGCCCACCGAGTCGAGCGAGTTCGTCCGCTCGCTGGCGGTGGCGCTGCGCTGGACCGCCGTGGTGTTCCTGGGGCTCGAGGTGCTCAGGCACGTGTGCCGGGTGCGCGGGCTGGCCGAGTCGCACTTCGAGTGGCCCGGCGCGGTGATCGTGCAGGTGCGTCGGCAGCTGCAGTGGCTCGACGTGGTGCTGCTGCCGCTGGTGCTGTGGGCCATCGGGCTCGAGGTGCAGGGCCGCGAGACGCTGTGGACGTCGTCGCTGGGCCGGATGCTGTTCATCTTGATCTGTGTGCTGGTGGCGTTCGCGCTGGGGCGCGTGCTGCTGGCGCCCGGCAGCCCGTTCCGCGCGATGATGGCCCGCAAGAGCGAGGACTGGATCGTCCCCGTGCACAACCTGTGGAGCCCGCTGCTGGTTGGGGCGCCGCTGGCGCTCGCCGTCGCGGCCGCGCTGGGCTACTACTACACCTCCTACCGCCTCGCGGTGAGGCTCGGCGAGACGGCCGTGCTGGTGTTCGCGCTGCTGTTCTTGGGCGCCCTGCTGCAACGCTGGTTGCTGCTCAACCGCCGCCGGCTGGCCCGCGAGCAGGCCCGCCAACGCCGCGCCCAGATGGCGGCGGCCGCGGCGGCCGACGGCGGCACGATCCCCACCGAGATGCCCGAGGAGGCGGTCGACCTCGCCGCGCTGAGCGAGCAGACCGTCAAGCTGCTGAACACCGCGCTGGTGGTCATCGGCGTCGTCACCGCGTGGTTCGTGTGGCAGGACATGACCCCAGCGCTCAAGATGCTGAACGAGTGGCCGCTGCTGCCGATGGAAGGGGCGCCGAAGGTCTCCGAGTTGCTGTTCCTGCTGATCGCCGTTGGCGGCACCTACATCTGCGTGCGCGACGTCCCCGCGCTGTTGGAGCTCGCGGTGCTGCAACACCTGCCGCTCGACGCGGGGGTCCGCTACGCCATCAGCAGCCTGTGCCGCTACGTCCTGCTGGCCATCGGCATGGTGCTCTCTGCCGCTGCGGTCGGCATGCACTGGGACAACGTGCAGTGGCTGGTGGCGGCGATCAGCGTCGGCCTGGGCTTCGGCCTGCAGGAGATCTTCGCCAACTTTGTCAGCGGCATCATCCTGCTGTTCGAGCGCCCGATCCGCGTCGGCGACATCATCACCCTGGGGGACAAGACCGGCATGGTGAAGCGGATCCGCATCCGCGCCACCACCATCATGGACTGGGACCGCAAGGAGTACGTCGTCCCCAACAAAGACCTAGTGACCGAACGCCTGCTCAACTGGACCCTCAGCGACCAGATGAACCGCCTCGTGATCGAGGTCGGCGTCGCCTACGGCACCGACACGACCGAGGCCTGTCGGCTGATGGTCGAGTGCTGCCAAGAGAACCCGCGTCTGCTCAAGGACCCGCCGCCGATCGCCGTGTTCGAGGGCTTCGGAGACAGCACGCTAAAACTGGCGCTGCGGTGCTTCTTGCCCGACCTGGAGTTCCGCCTGGTCACGATCCACGACCTGCACCAGGCGATCGACAAGAAGTTCCGCGAGGCGGGCATCGAGATCGCCTTCCCGCAACGCGACCTGAACATCCGCGTGGTCCCGCCCGAGTGGCGTTCGCCGCAGGCGCTGCCGGCCGGCAGCAACGGATCGAACGGATTGAGCGCGAAGCACGCCGCGGGCTCGGCGAACTGA
- the rplU gene encoding 50S ribosomal protein L21 yields the protein MYAIIVDGGRQYRVEEGQVLSLDYRESVAGDTLTFDRVLAVGGGEGIKLGAPLVEGATVTAEVMGLDQGPKIRVQKMRRRKNFRKRTGHRAMYTKVRIGAIAG from the coding sequence ATGTACGCCATTATTGTGGACGGGGGTCGCCAGTACCGGGTCGAAGAGGGGCAGGTCCTCTCGCTCGACTACCGTGAGTCGGTCGCCGGCGACACGCTGACGTTTGACCGCGTGCTGGCCGTCGGCGGCGGCGAGGGCATCAAGCTGGGCGCCCCGCTGGTAGAAGGCGCCACCGTGACCGCCGAGGTGATGGGGCTCGACCAGGGCCCCAAGATCCGCGTGCAGAAGATGCGTCGCCGCAAGAACTTCCGCAAACGCACCGGCCACCGCGCGATGTACACCAAGGTTCGCATCGGCGCGATCGCCGGCTGA
- a CDS encoding ABC transporter ATP-binding protein, with protein sequence MSDVVFSARAVTKTYHMGEVDVHALRGVDLDLRVGEFVVLLGPSGSGKSTLLNILGGLDRPSTGRVFYREGELTGLDDAGLTRYRRYHVGFVFQFYNLIPSLTAKENVALITDIAPDPMRPEEALALVDLTPRMNHFPAQLSGGEQQRVAIARAVAKKPDVLLCDEPTGALDVHTGVLVLDAISRINAELGTTTAVITHNAVIAEMADRVISISDGHISGVTENATKRGASELEW encoded by the coding sequence ATGTCTGATGTCGTGTTCTCGGCCCGCGCGGTCACGAAAACCTATCACATGGGCGAGGTAGACGTTCACGCGCTGCGGGGGGTGGATCTCGACCTCCGCGTGGGGGAGTTCGTCGTGCTGCTGGGGCCCTCTGGCAGCGGCAAGAGCACGCTGCTGAACATCTTGGGGGGGCTCGACCGCCCCTCGACCGGGCGGGTGTTCTACCGCGAGGGGGAGCTGACCGGGCTAGATGACGCCGGCCTGACCCGCTACCGCCGCTACCACGTGGGGTTCGTGTTCCAGTTCTACAACCTGATCCCGAGCCTCACCGCCAAGGAAAACGTCGCCCTGATCACCGACATCGCTCCCGACCCCATGCGGCCCGAAGAGGCGTTGGCGCTGGTGGACCTGACCCCCCGCATGAACCACTTCCCGGCCCAGCTCTCCGGGGGCGAGCAGCAACGGGTGGCCATCGCCAGGGCCGTGGCTAAGAAGCCGGACGTGCTGCTGTGCGACGAGCCGACCGGCGCCCTGGACGTCCACACCGGCGTGCTGGTGCTGGACGCCATCAGCCGGATCAACGCCGAGCTAGGGACAACCACCGCGGTGATCACCCACAATGCGGTGATCGCTGAAATGGCGGATCGGGTGATCTCGATTTCGGACGGGCACATCTCGGGGGTGACAGAAAACGCCACGAAACGCGGCGCCTCGGAGCTGGAGTGGTAG
- a CDS encoding TIGR03790 family protein: MSLLHPAAHLQLLGQALFCGALAAAIGANGTAAAGGGPENLILIVNQNSQGSKTIANHYARLRGLPPGNLVYLDYTGPKETCSVAEFREQILQPVLKEVDRRKLSLQTDYLVYSSDFPWRVSFEEDHPDIKLSKQQAAHASITGATYLWRHVMAGSLGLLGLDVNWYVPAADGANLSQCARLSDVASQGFRGRYTWQRGAVRSDDPKTGQGYLLSTMLGVTTGRGNTVSEVLSYLERSAGADATQPRGTFYFCRNDDIRSKTRHECFPAVVEQLALAGAVGRVHEGDLPTGADDILGLTTGRAVLKFAGSHVRTLPGAIIDNLTSNAGILSANSFQTPISEYLRAGAAGVSGTVFEPYAIQAKFPLPTVHLHYRRGCSLAEAYYQSVAGPYQLLILGDPLCQPWAHPPEVELVGVEPGETVGEKMSLTASVEPNDPAHPTQCELFVDGRLRARLPAGRPFSFATSELATGWHELRVVASTPDAIETQGRSVLPFLVSRDDEPLPALRFSASAAVEASRRVRVFVDPPQAGPMLLMHDSRKVAEIPAGQAGVEVVAGSLGRGFARLSAQSESSGATTAPRWLEVR; encoded by the coding sequence ATGAGCCTCCTTCACCCCGCCGCGCATCTCCAACTACTTGGGCAAGCACTGTTCTGCGGCGCCCTAGCGGCGGCCATCGGCGCCAACGGGACCGCGGCGGCCGGCGGGGGGCCCGAGAACCTGATCCTGATTGTCAACCAGAACAGCCAGGGTTCCAAGACCATCGCCAACCACTACGCCCGGCTCCGCGGGCTGCCGCCGGGCAACCTGGTCTACCTCGACTACACCGGCCCCAAGGAAACGTGCAGCGTAGCGGAGTTCCGCGAGCAGATCTTGCAGCCGGTGCTCAAGGAGGTCGACCGCCGCAAGCTGAGCCTGCAAACCGACTACCTGGTCTACAGCAGCGATTTCCCTTGGCGGGTGTCGTTCGAGGAGGACCACCCCGACATCAAGCTGAGCAAACAGCAGGCCGCGCACGCCTCGATCACCGGCGCCACCTACCTGTGGCGCCACGTGATGGCGGGGAGCCTGGGGCTGCTGGGGCTCGACGTCAACTGGTACGTCCCCGCCGCCGACGGCGCCAACCTGTCGCAGTGCGCCCGGCTGAGCGACGTGGCCAGCCAAGGGTTCCGCGGCCGTTACACCTGGCAACGCGGCGCCGTACGCAGCGACGACCCCAAGACGGGGCAGGGCTACCTGCTCAGCACGATGCTGGGGGTCACCACCGGCCGGGGGAACACCGTCAGCGAGGTGCTTTCCTACCTCGAGCGCTCGGCCGGGGCAGACGCAACGCAGCCCCGCGGCACGTTCTACTTCTGCCGCAACGACGATATCCGCTCAAAAACCCGCCACGAATGCTTCCCGGCCGTCGTCGAGCAACTGGCGCTCGCCGGCGCCGTGGGGCGGGTGCACGAGGGCGACCTGCCGACCGGCGCCGACGACATCCTGGGCCTCACCACCGGCCGGGCGGTGCTGAAGTTCGCGGGGTCCCACGTACGCACGCTCCCCGGGGCGATCATCGACAACCTGACCAGCAACGCCGGCATCCTCAGTGCCAACTCGTTCCAGACGCCGATCTCGGAGTACCTGAGGGCCGGCGCCGCCGGCGTCAGCGGCACGGTTTTTGAGCCCTACGCCATCCAGGCCAAGTTCCCGCTGCCGACCGTCCACCTGCACTACCGCCGGGGCTGCTCGCTGGCCGAGGCGTACTACCAGTCGGTCGCCGGGCCCTACCAGTTGCTGATCCTGGGAGACCCGCTCTGCCAGCCCTGGGCGCACCCCCCCGAGGTAGAGCTTGTCGGCGTCGAGCCGGGCGAGACGGTCGGCGAGAAGATGAGCCTGACTGCTAGCGTTGAGCCCAACGACCCGGCGCATCCGACCCAGTGCGAGCTGTTTGTCGACGGCAGGCTCCGCGCCCGCTTGCCGGCCGGGCGGCCGTTCAGCTTCGCCACCAGCGAGCTCGCGACGGGCTGGCACGAGCTGCGGGTCGTGGCGAGCACGCCCGACGCGATCGAGACTCAGGGGCGGAGCGTGCTGCCGTTCTTGGTGTCGCGTGACGACGAGCCCCTGCCTGCGCTGCGGTTCTCTGCCTCCGCGGCGGTCGAGGCGTCCAGGCGGGTGCGGGTGTTTGTCGACCCGCCCCAGGCGGGGCCGATGCTGCTGATGCACGACTCGCGCAAGGTAGCGGAGATCCCCGCCGGCCAGGCGGGGGTCGAGGTCGTGGCGGGGAGCCTGGGGCGCGGTTTCGCCCGACTATCGGCACAATCGGAGTCATCGGGCGCGACGACCGCCCCGCGTTGGCTGGAGGTCCGCTAG
- a CDS encoding tetratricopeptide repeat protein: protein MQRYRVNYTLLISLLVGAVVTVGALFGVWRYQLDRNAGALLEQASQAEAKGDLRTAAGNLDQYIRMRRDDAEARVRLANMRHAIIDEGKDVSMRDYGLAMNDSETALRTAPDDKELRRRLIDLLLAGRQPKEALSHIDILLNSDPTQSELKMMRVQCLSAVGRPKDALKYAQQLVGYDGATGEFDEKKAESPHEVGVYRLLASLFQQDGQDEMVDRVLDVMVERNPESAEAYVVRGQHHTSKKRTEEAAADIAKSIELDPSNVQANLAEFRLAVADERMDDARKVIARALEEHPEELVLYIASAQLKMQDQDYDAGIAEFDRGIAAIKDRSNLELIAQKARAQIDAGYLDKAKESIKLLEAESVNPAMLDFIKARLMMAEFQWYPASQELVRLRPLLSSNFEMNVQLNLLLGLCYEKLGQIELAMDAYDLVLGIDPGNKPALAGVERNRQSLDPKGGQQRSETVYQRFDQEMAKPEASRDWASFNKFVDEYCEKFDISEANHMLLQAEFLLKRGEFNQAVAKARDARDLDPENLNVQRLVLRVVAANPKFGPLEALKKLPLVVKQFKDQPLLRIDEADLRIALNDGDLPEQLMKLTEGIDDWSKAQQVQLLSEIATRLTQIGATTQATECWNRVVQATPGDLKTLMQLFMTARASGDDKQMADAQQNILRVVGTKENATWLYTQASRIVSDVQRGDKKTEQLGEAVRLINRARGMRKDWNQPVLLLAEVRLLQNDAVGALEALDQGAKLGPLNPLATVQFAQLLIQQGRFEEARLAMENLPPAIRTRLVGRQYAEVLFNTGKVKSALAEAEQLANTNPDDADTQLWYGRFLYGAANSPSAGAQAAAGADEKATIEGAPAEQADLLKRAADALKKTVELQPQSPDAWMALVASYASQRDRDGAEQAIRDARLALPEDQQAPLLAKSYEVVGRWFDAENLYQQMLDDAPENVALMRQLAQFYLGGNYRRDDKFEKARPLINQVLKQGADGKLEPSDPNLQWARRTGAGMLSVKGDYQSLRDAERLLASNAVGGRLSDADKVEMARILAPRPEPVSRLKAIALLEDVRRGRPLSAPLDLALAQLYFQTDQWDKCQQMMVEVTAANPEMAVARDAFIRMLLRRGGAENIRDASRQLDKLRELAGGSPSTLELIARVASAQGNEQEAAQALGEMTKPLASADEEQVKRAIPLVIRIAALLTDLKDLKRADDLYRFAIKQSDQAALPYAVFLGQHVDAAQGMKQLADLEGKVTDVERIQAALSIMRNRPKVIAAQSSEAQLMLTRALREDPDSISLLMAQADLYDLLQRSDDAADLYRKLLDRKDLEGTGRAVVLNNIAYLLALSGDSKADAQQAKKYVDEAAELLGPGADLLDTRAVASTALGDYESAIRDLDYSVTDNPTASKYFHKADAHLRAGQEVAAVRAWEEAEKLGLSLDELPQVEHKRFNEMKSKIESLRARSASR from the coding sequence ATGCAGCGTTACCGCGTAAACTACACCCTGCTCATCTCCCTGCTGGTCGGCGCCGTGGTGACCGTTGGCGCCCTGTTCGGCGTCTGGCGGTACCAGCTCGACCGCAACGCCGGCGCCCTGCTCGAGCAGGCAAGCCAGGCAGAAGCCAAGGGGGACCTCCGCACCGCCGCGGGCAACCTCGACCAGTACATCCGCATGCGTCGCGACGACGCCGAGGCCCGGGTCCGCCTGGCGAACATGCGGCACGCGATCATCGACGAGGGCAAAGACGTCAGCATGCGCGACTACGGCCTCGCGATGAACGACTCCGAGACCGCCCTGCGGACCGCGCCGGACGACAAGGAGCTGCGTCGGCGGTTGATCGACCTGCTGCTCGCCGGCCGTCAGCCCAAAGAAGCCCTCAGCCACATCGACATCCTGCTCAACTCCGACCCGACCCAGTCGGAGCTGAAGATGATGCGGGTGCAGTGCCTCTCCGCGGTGGGCCGGCCCAAGGACGCCCTGAAGTACGCCCAGCAGCTAGTGGGCTACGACGGCGCCACCGGCGAGTTCGACGAGAAGAAGGCGGAGTCGCCCCACGAAGTAGGCGTCTACCGCCTGCTGGCGAGCCTGTTCCAGCAGGACGGGCAGGACGAGATGGTGGACCGCGTGCTCGACGTGATGGTCGAGCGCAACCCGGAAAGCGCCGAGGCGTACGTTGTCCGCGGCCAGCACCACACGTCCAAGAAGCGCACCGAAGAGGCCGCGGCGGACATCGCCAAGTCGATCGAGCTCGACCCGTCGAACGTCCAGGCCAACCTGGCCGAGTTCCGCCTGGCGGTCGCGGACGAACGGATGGACGACGCCCGCAAGGTGATCGCCCGGGCGCTCGAAGAGCACCCCGAAGAGCTGGTGCTGTACATCGCCAGCGCCCAGCTCAAGATGCAAGACCAGGACTACGACGCCGGGATCGCGGAGTTCGACCGCGGGATCGCCGCGATCAAGGACCGCTCCAACCTCGAGCTGATCGCCCAAAAGGCGCGGGCCCAGATCGACGCGGGGTACCTCGACAAGGCCAAGGAGTCCATCAAGCTGCTCGAGGCCGAGTCGGTCAACCCGGCGATGCTCGACTTCATCAAGGCCCGCCTGATGATGGCGGAGTTCCAGTGGTACCCGGCGTCGCAGGAGCTAGTGCGGCTGCGGCCGCTGCTCTCCAGCAACTTCGAGATGAACGTGCAGCTCAACCTGCTGCTGGGCCTCTGCTACGAGAAGCTGGGGCAGATCGAGCTGGCGATGGACGCGTACGACCTGGTGCTGGGCATCGACCCGGGCAACAAGCCCGCCCTGGCGGGCGTGGAACGCAACCGGCAGTCGCTCGACCCCAAGGGTGGGCAGCAACGCAGCGAGACCGTCTACCAACGCTTCGACCAAGAGATGGCCAAGCCCGAGGCGTCGCGCGACTGGGCCTCGTTCAACAAGTTTGTGGACGAGTACTGCGAGAAGTTCGACATCTCCGAAGCAAACCACATGCTGCTGCAGGCCGAGTTCCTGCTGAAGCGCGGCGAGTTCAACCAAGCGGTCGCCAAGGCGCGCGACGCGCGTGACCTCGACCCAGAAAACCTGAACGTCCAGCGGCTGGTGCTCCGCGTGGTGGCCGCCAACCCCAAGTTCGGCCCGCTCGAGGCGCTCAAGAAGCTGCCGCTGGTCGTCAAGCAGTTCAAGGACCAGCCCCTGCTGCGGATCGACGAGGCGGACCTGCGGATCGCGCTGAACGACGGCGACCTGCCCGAGCAGTTGATGAAGCTCACCGAGGGGATCGACGATTGGTCAAAGGCCCAGCAGGTGCAACTGCTCAGCGAGATCGCCACCCGCCTGACGCAGATCGGCGCCACCACGCAGGCGACCGAGTGCTGGAACCGCGTCGTCCAGGCCACGCCGGGCGACCTCAAGACGCTGATGCAGTTGTTCATGACCGCCCGCGCGTCGGGCGACGACAAGCAGATGGCCGACGCCCAGCAGAACATCCTGCGCGTGGTCGGCACCAAAGAGAACGCCACCTGGCTCTACACCCAGGCCAGCCGGATCGTGTCGGACGTGCAACGCGGCGACAAGAAGACGGAGCAGTTGGGCGAAGCCGTTCGGCTGATCAACCGGGCGCGTGGGATGCGCAAAGACTGGAACCAGCCCGTGCTGCTGTTGGCCGAGGTGCGGCTGCTGCAGAACGACGCGGTCGGGGCGCTCGAGGCGCTCGACCAGGGCGCCAAGCTCGGCCCGCTCAACCCGCTCGCCACGGTGCAGTTCGCCCAACTGCTGATCCAGCAGGGTCGGTTTGAAGAGGCGCGCCTAGCGATGGAGAACCTCCCCCCCGCGATCCGCACCCGGCTGGTCGGGCGGCAGTACGCCGAGGTGTTGTTCAACACCGGCAAGGTTAAGAGCGCCCTGGCGGAGGCCGAGCAGCTCGCCAATACGAACCCCGACGACGCCGACACCCAGTTGTGGTACGGCCGCTTCTTGTACGGCGCCGCCAACTCTCCCTCGGCCGGCGCCCAGGCGGCCGCCGGAGCGGACGAGAAGGCGACCATCGAAGGCGCCCCCGCCGAGCAGGCCGATCTGCTGAAGCGCGCCGCCGACGCGCTCAAGAAGACCGTCGAGCTCCAGCCGCAGTCGCCCGACGCGTGGATGGCGCTGGTGGCCTCGTACGCGTCGCAACGCGACCGCGACGGCGCCGAACAAGCCATCCGCGACGCGCGGCTCGCCCTGCCAGAAGACCAGCAAGCGCCGCTGCTCGCCAAGAGCTACGAGGTGGTGGGCCGCTGGTTCGACGCCGAGAACCTCTACCAGCAGATGCTGGACGACGCCCCGGAGAACGTAGCGCTGATGCGGCAGCTAGCGCAGTTCTACCTGGGGGGCAACTACCGCCGCGACGACAAGTTTGAGAAGGCCCGGCCGCTGATCAACCAGGTGCTCAAGCAGGGGGCCGACGGCAAGCTCGAGCCCTCCGACCCCAACCTGCAGTGGGCCCGGCGCACCGGCGCCGGCATGCTGTCGGTCAAGGGGGACTACCAGAGCCTCCGCGACGCCGAACGGCTGCTGGCGTCCAACGCCGTCGGCGGGCGGCTCTCCGACGCCGACAAGGTAGAGATGGCCCGGATCCTGGCCCCCAGGCCCGAGCCGGTGAGCCGCCTCAAGGCGATCGCGCTGCTAGAAGACGTCCGCCGCGGCCGGCCCCTGAGCGCCCCGCTCGACCTGGCCCTGGCGCAGCTCTACTTCCAGACCGATCAGTGGGACAAGTGCCAGCAGATGATGGTGGAGGTCACCGCGGCGAACCCCGAGATGGCGGTCGCACGCGACGCCTTTATCCGCATGCTGCTGCGGCGCGGCGGGGCGGAGAACATCCGCGACGCCAGCCGCCAGCTCGACAAGCTTCGCGAGCTGGCCGGGGGGTCCCCTTCGACGCTCGAGCTGATCGCCCGCGTGGCGTCCGCACAGGGCAACGAGCAGGAGGCCGCCCAGGCGCTCGGCGAGATGACCAAGCCGCTCGCCTCGGCAGACGAGGAGCAGGTGAAACGCGCCATCCCGCTGGTGATCCGCATCGCGGCGCTGCTGACCGACCTGAAAGACCTCAAGCGTGCGGACGACCTCTACCGCTTCGCCATAAAGCAGAGCGATCAGGCCGCCCTCCCCTACGCGGTGTTCCTCGGGCAGCACGTAGACGCGGCCCAAGGGATGAAGCAGCTCGCCGACCTCGAAGGCAAGGTCACCGACGTTGAACGGATCCAGGCCGCGCTCTCGATCATGCGGAACCGGCCCAAGGTGATCGCGGCCCAGTCCAGCGAGGCCCAGCTCATGCTCACCCGCGCCCTGCGTGAGGACCCCGATTCCATCAGCCTGCTGATGGCCCAGGCCGACCTGTACGACCTGCTGCAACGCAGCGACGACGCCGCGGACCTCTACCGCAAGCTGCTGGACCGCAAGGACCTGGAAGGGACCGGACGGGCCGTGGTGCTCAACAACATCGCCTACCTGCTCGCCCTGAGCGGCGACTCCAAGGCCGACGCCCAGCAGGCGAAGAAGTACGTGGACGAGGCGGCCGAGCTGCTCGGCCCCGGCGCCGACCTGCTCGACACCCGGGCGGTGGCCTCGACCGCGTTGGGAGACTACGAATCGGCCATCCGCGACCTCGACTACTCCGTCACCGACAACCCGACCGCGTCGAAGTACTTCCACAAGGCGGACGCCCACCTCCGCGCCGGCCAAGAAGTTGCGGCGGTGCGGGCGTGGGAAGAGGCGGAAAAACTAGGGCTCTCCCTCGACGAGCTCCCCCAGGTTGAGCACAAGCGGTTCAACGAAATGAAGAGCAAGATCGAGTCGCTCCGCGCCAGGAGCGCCTCCCGCTAG